Proteins from a single region of Gordonia hongkongensis:
- a CDS encoding Ppx/GppA phosphatase family protein — protein MRLGVLDVGSNTVHLLVVDAHRGGHPTPMSSTKAVLRLAEQIDADGRMSDRAVAKLIESIDEFTHIARTSGCEQMMAFATSAVRDATNSDDLLDEIEQRTGVRVLVLSGRDEARLTSLAVRRWRGWSAGRILALDIGGGSLEMSNGVDEEPDVALSLPLGAGRLTREWLPDDPPDRRRVGVLRDWLDAELRAPASQLLAPGAPDLCVGTSKTFRSLARLTGAAPSSAGPRVRRELTTSGLRQLISFISRMTKADRAELEGVSSDRAGQLVAGALVAEAAMRALQVDTLEICPWALREGVILRRLDAEQADALEPTPVQGVREGVG, from the coding sequence GTGCGCTTAGGAGTCCTCGACGTGGGCAGCAACACAGTCCACCTCCTGGTGGTCGACGCCCATCGTGGCGGTCACCCCACCCCGATGAGTTCGACCAAGGCGGTCCTGCGCCTGGCCGAACAGATTGACGCCGACGGCCGGATGAGTGACCGCGCCGTCGCCAAGCTCATCGAGTCGATCGACGAGTTCACCCACATCGCCCGGACGTCCGGTTGCGAGCAGATGATGGCGTTCGCGACGTCGGCCGTGCGCGATGCGACGAACTCCGACGACCTGCTCGACGAGATCGAGCAGCGGACCGGGGTGCGCGTGCTCGTCCTGTCGGGGCGCGACGAGGCCCGGTTGACGTCGCTGGCGGTGCGCCGCTGGCGTGGCTGGAGCGCCGGCCGCATCCTCGCTCTCGACATCGGCGGCGGCTCCCTGGAGATGTCCAACGGCGTCGACGAGGAACCCGACGTCGCGCTGTCACTGCCGCTGGGGGCCGGACGTCTCACCCGCGAGTGGCTGCCCGACGATCCGCCGGATCGGCGGCGGGTCGGCGTGCTGCGCGACTGGCTCGACGCCGAGCTCCGCGCACCCGCGTCCCAGCTGCTCGCACCCGGTGCGCCGGATCTGTGCGTCGGGACGTCGAAGACCTTCCGGAGCCTGGCCCGACTGACCGGCGCGGCGCCGTCGAGCGCCGGACCGCGGGTGCGCCGCGAACTGACGACGAGCGGGCTTCGTCAGCTCATCTCCTTCATCTCCCGCATGACCAAGGCCGATCGCGCCGAACTCGAGGGCGTCAGCTCGGACCGGGCCGGCCAGCTGGTCGCCGGAGCGCTGGTCGCCGAGGCGGCGATGCGCGCGTTGCAAGTCGATACACTGGAAATCTGTCCGTGGGCACTCCGGGAAGGTGTGATCCTGCGCCGACTCGACGCGGAGCAGGCCGACGCGCTGGAGCCGACACCGGTGCAGGGCGTTCGCGAGGGCGTCGGCTGA
- a CDS encoding sugar phosphate isomerase/epimerase family protein, which translates to MVWGDALSQDIRRVEYLSDHYQVPVLSIHAPCLLITQRVWGRDPVVKLARAVEAAEDLGASTVVVHPPFRWQRGYVAAFDDLVDELEADSGVAVAVENMFPMRADRLFGAGEPSVRRLSKRGGGPGLAASAFGKSIDPTDDGYAHYTLDLSHTATAGVDALALLDRMGSRLNHLHLADGNGAATDEHLIPGDGAQPCAEVCRRIAASDFAGAVVLEVTTGSARTKPERSALLARSLDFARRHLKRELHPEPTGQLSS; encoded by the coding sequence ATGGTGTGGGGTGACGCTCTCAGCCAGGACATCCGGCGGGTCGAGTACCTGTCGGACCATTACCAGGTTCCGGTGCTGTCGATCCACGCCCCGTGTCTGCTCATCACCCAGCGGGTGTGGGGACGCGACCCGGTCGTGAAGCTGGCCCGTGCGGTGGAGGCGGCCGAGGATCTCGGTGCGTCGACCGTCGTCGTGCATCCGCCGTTCCGGTGGCAGCGTGGCTACGTCGCCGCCTTCGACGATCTCGTCGACGAACTCGAGGCGGACAGCGGGGTCGCGGTCGCCGTGGAGAACATGTTCCCCATGCGCGCCGACCGGCTGTTCGGCGCAGGGGAGCCCTCGGTCCGGCGACTCAGCAAGCGCGGCGGTGGTCCCGGTCTGGCGGCATCGGCGTTCGGCAAGTCGATCGATCCGACCGATGACGGCTACGCGCACTACACGCTCGATCTCTCGCACACCGCGACCGCCGGCGTCGACGCCCTCGCTCTTCTCGACCGGATGGGCTCGCGCCTCAACCACCTGCATCTCGCCGACGGCAACGGTGCCGCCACCGACGAGCACCTGATCCCCGGTGACGGGGCGCAGCCCTGCGCCGAGGTGTGCCGGCGCATCGCGGCGAGCGACTTCGCCGGGGCGGTTGTGCTCGAGGTCACCACGGGGAGCGCGCGCACCAAACCCGAGCGCAGCGCGCTGCTGGCCCGTTCGCTAGATTTTGCGCGGCGGCATCTCAAACGGGAGCTGCACCCCGAGCCCACCGGCCAGTTGAGCAGCTGA
- a CDS encoding thioesterase family protein has translation MTSEITQVQELTEVDRGGPDSITLRAHIDETFTIGPKVHGGTLQMVVAKAARTALTALTPDGDRLAESAAAMIPVAISSDYLTAPDAADVDLVISVRKRGRTVTVLSVDAVQLGRTVVSSSVTMARPDSGRPHHSGPTVLDSVPVEPSSTGIPLDGSPIAEVNHLGAAIDLVLDSETFPVVRGETGEPLVRGWIRPKGVEPDEYFTVLVGDISPPVVMNLALFGWAPTVQLTTYVRRHPAPGWLRFAATSSEVGPGMFEEDHLVVDSIGTVVAQSRQLALIPAGR, from the coding sequence ATGACCAGCGAGATCACCCAGGTGCAGGAGCTGACCGAGGTCGACCGTGGCGGTCCGGACTCGATCACCCTGCGGGCGCACATCGACGAGACGTTCACGATCGGCCCCAAGGTGCACGGCGGCACGCTGCAGATGGTGGTCGCGAAGGCGGCCCGGACCGCGCTGACCGCGCTCACGCCGGACGGCGACCGGCTCGCCGAGTCGGCGGCCGCGATGATCCCGGTGGCGATCTCCAGCGACTACCTCACCGCTCCCGATGCCGCGGACGTCGACCTGGTGATCAGTGTGCGCAAGCGCGGGCGCACCGTCACGGTCCTGTCGGTCGACGCCGTGCAACTCGGTCGGACCGTGGTGTCCTCGTCGGTGACGATGGCGCGTCCCGACAGCGGCCGGCCGCACCACTCCGGCCCCACGGTCCTCGACTCCGTGCCCGTGGAACCGTCGTCGACCGGCATCCCGCTCGACGGTTCGCCCATCGCCGAGGTCAACCACCTCGGCGCCGCCATCGACCTGGTCCTCGACTCGGAGACGTTCCCCGTCGTCCGCGGCGAGACCGGCGAGCCGCTCGTCCGTGGGTGGATCCGGCCGAAGGGCGTCGAACCCGACGAGTACTTCACGGTCCTGGTCGGTGACATCTCGCCCCCGGTCGTCATGAACCTGGCGCTGTTCGGGTGGGCGCCCACGGTGCAGCTGACCACCTACGTCCGGCGCCATCCCGCACCCGGCTGGCTGCGTTTCGCCGCGACGAGTTCCGAGGTCGGCCCCGGGATGTTCGAGGAGGACCACCTCGTGGTGGACTCGATCGGGACCGTCGTCGCACAGTCCCGTCAGCTCGCCCTCATCCCCGCAGGAAGGTAG
- the proC gene encoding pyrroline-5-carboxylate reductase produces MSERIAIIGGGKIGEALLAGLIGAGTPTKDLVVAERVESRAAEIAEEYGVLVTDVKSAAESAQYVFLAIKPDDVDSILRILASAEDNAESERVTVTLVAGLPLSRYESALQAGSPVIRVMPNTPMLVNEAMSALSAGRYVGDEQLQAVVKILQTVGRVTVVPEKQMDAVTAVSGSGPAYVFLLAEAMIDAGVGLGLTRAQASEMAVQTIRGAGILLSDSGLSAVDLRAAVTSPGGTTAEAIREFEANGLRHAVYQATRACAAASARGGRRVEVEGLAQGHAVTDTP; encoded by the coding sequence GTGTCCGAACGCATCGCCATCATCGGCGGAGGCAAGATCGGTGAGGCACTGCTCGCCGGTCTGATCGGTGCAGGCACCCCCACCAAGGACCTCGTCGTCGCCGAGCGGGTGGAGAGCCGCGCCGCCGAGATCGCCGAGGAGTACGGCGTGCTGGTCACCGACGTCAAGAGCGCGGCCGAGTCGGCGCAGTATGTGTTCCTGGCGATCAAGCCCGACGACGTCGACTCGATCCTGCGCATCCTCGCCTCGGCGGAGGACAACGCGGAATCCGAGCGAGTGACCGTGACCCTGGTGGCCGGCCTGCCCCTGTCGCGCTACGAGAGCGCGCTGCAGGCCGGGTCGCCCGTCATCCGGGTCATGCCCAACACCCCGATGCTCGTCAACGAGGCGATGTCGGCGCTCTCGGCCGGCCGGTACGTCGGCGACGAACAGCTGCAGGCGGTGGTCAAGATCCTGCAGACGGTCGGCCGGGTGACGGTTGTGCCGGAGAAGCAGATGGACGCGGTCACCGCGGTGTCCGGTTCTGGTCCGGCCTACGTCTTCCTGCTCGCCGAGGCGATGATCGACGCCGGCGTCGGCCTGGGGCTCACCCGTGCCCAGGCCTCGGAGATGGCGGTGCAGACCATTCGCGGCGCGGGCATCCTGCTGAGCGACTCGGGGCTGTCCGCGGTCGACCTGCGTGCGGCCGTCACCTCGCCCGGCGGCACCACCGCCGAGGCGATCCGGGAGTTCGAGGCCAACGGTCTGCGGCACGCGGTCTACCAGGCGACTCGTGCCTGCGCGGCCGCCAGCGCCCGCGGCGGACGTCGAGTGGAAGTCGAGGGTTTGGCGCAGGGACACGCCGTCACGGACACCCCATGA
- a CDS encoding helix-turn-helix domain-containing protein — protein sequence MAPADTPGDRTGAVSNAASASQFLTVAEVASLMRVSKMTVYRLVHNGELPAVRVGRSFRVHAKAVHDYLETSYFDAG from the coding sequence ATGGCACCTGCAGACACTCCTGGTGACAGGACAGGCGCAGTGAGCAACGCGGCTTCGGCGTCGCAGTTCCTCACCGTCGCCGAGGTTGCATCGTTGATGCGCGTTTCGAAGATGACCGTCTACCGTCTCGTCCACAACGGCGAACTGCCCGCGGTTCGGGTCGGACGCTCGTTCCGTGTGCACGCGAAAGCGGTCCACGACTACCTGGAGACGTCGTACTTCGACGCCGGCTGA
- a CDS encoding 30S ribosomal protein bS22, producing MGSVIKKRRKRMSKKKHRKLLRRTRVQRRKLGK from the coding sequence ATGGGTTCAGTGATCAAGAAGCGCCGCAAGCGCATGTCGAAGAAGAAGCACCGCAAGTTGCTGCGTCGGACCCGGGTGCAGCGTCGCAAACTCGGTAAATAG
- a CDS encoding NAD-dependent epimerase/dehydratase family protein — MAESTSAPPRVVLVTGASTFLGGYLVARLAANPDIEKVLAVDSRVPRKDLLRRMGRAEFLRVDIRRPAIAKALAAYDVDTVVHAATSIADTAPHSAAIKEFNLVGAMQVCAACQRTPSVKRLVLRSTAMVYGAGSRDPSHFAEETRATREPKRGYGRDLLDVEGYVRGLGRRRQDIDITIVRPQAMLGPRITTRMSSYLSLPVVPTVIGFQPRLQFLHEEDALAAMEHVTLAGKVGTYNISGEGVVTLTQAIRRVGHIELPVPSSLLAPIAGVFQDLRSAKLRSSQTEFLTYGRVLDTTRMRTELGFVPRYTTLETLDDFIERSGVTPVIGSDSWRSFERRVVSAAHQLQ, encoded by the coding sequence ATGGCCGAATCCACCTCCGCACCCCCCAGGGTGGTCCTGGTCACCGGGGCGTCGACCTTCCTCGGCGGCTACCTGGTGGCCCGTCTCGCGGCCAATCCGGACATCGAGAAGGTGCTCGCCGTGGACTCGCGGGTGCCGCGCAAGGATCTTCTCCGCCGGATGGGGCGAGCGGAGTTCCTCCGGGTGGACATCCGGCGTCCCGCCATCGCGAAGGCGCTCGCCGCCTATGACGTGGACACGGTCGTCCACGCCGCGACGTCGATCGCCGACACCGCCCCGCACTCCGCTGCGATCAAGGAGTTCAACCTCGTCGGGGCGATGCAGGTGTGCGCGGCCTGCCAGCGCACACCATCGGTGAAGCGCCTCGTGCTGCGTTCCACCGCCATGGTGTACGGCGCGGGCAGTAGGGACCCGTCGCACTTCGCCGAGGAGACGCGCGCTACCCGGGAGCCGAAGCGGGGATACGGTCGAGATTTACTCGACGTCGAGGGTTACGTCCGCGGTCTCGGCCGTCGTCGTCAGGACATCGACATCACCATCGTCCGCCCGCAGGCCATGTTGGGTCCGCGCATCACCACCCGGATGAGTTCGTACCTCTCCCTGCCGGTCGTGCCGACGGTGATCGGATTCCAGCCGCGACTGCAGTTCCTGCACGAGGAGGATGCGCTCGCGGCGATGGAGCACGTCACCCTCGCCGGGAAGGTCGGCACCTACAACATCTCGGGCGAGGGCGTGGTGACGCTCACGCAGGCGATCCGACGCGTCGGGCACATCGAACTGCCTGTTCCGAGCAGTCTGCTGGCGCCGATCGCGGGGGTGTTCCAGGACCTGCGGTCGGCGAAGCTGCGGTCGTCGCAGACGGAGTTCCTCACCTACGGCCGGGTGCTCGACACGACCCGCATGCGGACCGAACTCGGCTTCGTCCCGCGGTACACGACGCTGGAGACGTTGGACGACTTCATCGAACGCAGCGGGGTGACGCCGGTGATCGGGTCCGATTCGTGGAGATCGTTCGAGCGACGGGTCGTGTCGGCCGCCCACCAGTTGCAGTGA
- a CDS encoding lysophospholipid acyltransferase family protein translates to MSTLAGGGATDARTAKVIQLYTSPTGPDARGVRESGRRRHPSQQVGRERSKSAAAQRGSSTLGHPNTDGFGRAPAQVTPISDEITLPDEALGVEHRGPSKSSPLFSLGGLRGAVADTLTSTAGFIRERMAGEYEVDEFGFDPHFTESVWFPAIRQVYEKWFRVEVTGVENLPREGGALLVANHAGTIPVDAVITSLAVRDNHPEGRYLRVLAADMAFDTPGVSEVARRIGATLACNSDADRLLRAGELTAVWPEGYKGIGKLYKDRYKLQRFGRGGFVTTALRNAAPIIPVSIVGSEEIYPMLADLKPLAKILGLPYFPVTPLFPWLGPLGMVPLPSKWHIHFGRPIETGSYDEASADDPMVVFDLTDHVREEIQQTLFRMLSRRGSVYFG, encoded by the coding sequence GTGAGCACTTTGGCAGGTGGCGGAGCGACAGATGCACGTACCGCGAAAGTCATTCAGCTCTACACTTCGCCGACGGGTCCCGATGCCCGGGGTGTCCGGGAGTCGGGTCGCCGACGCCATCCGAGTCAGCAGGTCGGTCGTGAACGATCGAAAAGCGCAGCGGCGCAACGGGGATCGTCGACGCTCGGACACCCCAACACCGATGGGTTCGGCCGCGCGCCCGCGCAGGTGACCCCGATCAGCGACGAGATCACCCTTCCCGACGAGGCGCTGGGCGTCGAACATCGCGGTCCGTCGAAATCGAGTCCGCTGTTCAGCCTGGGCGGTCTGCGCGGCGCGGTCGCCGACACCCTCACCTCGACCGCCGGGTTCATCCGGGAACGGATGGCGGGGGAGTACGAGGTCGACGAGTTCGGATTCGATCCCCACTTCACCGAATCGGTGTGGTTCCCGGCGATCCGGCAGGTCTACGAGAAGTGGTTCCGCGTCGAGGTCACCGGTGTGGAGAACCTGCCGCGCGAGGGTGGGGCGCTCCTGGTCGCCAACCACGCGGGCACGATCCCGGTCGACGCCGTGATCACCTCGCTGGCCGTGCGCGACAACCACCCGGAGGGCCGGTACCTGCGGGTCCTGGCCGCCGACATGGCCTTTGACACGCCGGGCGTCAGTGAGGTCGCGCGGCGGATCGGTGCGACGCTGGCGTGCAACTCCGACGCCGACCGTCTGCTGCGCGCGGGTGAGCTGACCGCGGTCTGGCCCGAGGGGTACAAGGGCATCGGCAAGCTGTACAAGGACCGCTACAAGCTCCAGCGGTTCGGCCGCGGCGGGTTCGTGACGACCGCGCTGCGCAACGCCGCGCCGATCATCCCGGTGTCGATCGTCGGCTCCGAGGAGATCTACCCGATGCTCGCCGACCTCAAGCCGCTCGCCAAGATCCTCGGCCTGCCGTACTTCCCGGTGACCCCGCTGTTCCCGTGGCTCGGGCCGCTGGGCATGGTGCCGTTGCCGTCGAAGTGGCACATCCACTTCGGCCGGCCCATCGAGACCGGCTCCTACGACGAGGCGTCCGCCGACGACCCGATGGTGGTCTTCGATCTCACCGACCACGTGCGCGAAGAGATCCAGCAGACCCTCTTCCGGATGCTGAGCCGGCGCGGAAGCGTCTACTTCGGCTGA
- a CDS encoding zinc-binding dehydrogenase, with product MRAVVCRQGELTVEEIPTPEPGKGQVLLRVLRAGICGSDLHARVHSDATAQVSAEVGYDAFMRSEQSVVMGHEFAGEVVSYGPGCRKRWAPGTPVVSVPMIRHGADAHLTGLSESAPGGYAQFVLVSEDMTFEIPENLPAEHAALTEPMAVAHHAVRRGEVGRRDVAVVVGCGPIGLAVITMLKADGVRTVIASDPSPGRRVLAHRVGADIVVNPSVSSPFERCAEVGKYITRAQDLLGAAFDAMRTLRRIPLAPWSPVFRMADRLGATPKGPVVFECVGTPGMIEHIVTEAPFRSRIVVVGVCMEPDTFRPAMALNKEHELRFVFAYDPAEFHDTLHMMADGKVDVAPLITATVGLDGVGAAFDALGGAEHHAKVLIDPMSEVNSL from the coding sequence ATGCGTGCAGTCGTGTGCCGGCAGGGCGAACTGACGGTCGAGGAGATCCCCACCCCCGAGCCCGGGAAGGGTCAGGTCCTGCTCCGCGTACTGCGCGCGGGCATCTGTGGCTCGGACCTGCACGCCCGGGTGCACTCCGACGCCACGGCCCAGGTGTCCGCCGAGGTCGGCTACGACGCGTTCATGCGGTCCGAGCAGTCGGTGGTCATGGGACACGAGTTCGCGGGTGAGGTGGTCTCGTACGGGCCCGGTTGCCGTAAACGCTGGGCTCCCGGCACCCCGGTGGTGTCGGTCCCGATGATCCGGCACGGCGCGGACGCCCACCTGACCGGACTGTCGGAGTCCGCGCCCGGCGGGTACGCGCAGTTCGTGCTGGTGTCAGAGGACATGACCTTCGAGATCCCGGAGAACCTGCCGGCCGAGCACGCCGCGCTGACCGAGCCGATGGCCGTCGCCCATCACGCGGTCCGGCGCGGGGAGGTGGGGCGGCGGGACGTCGCGGTCGTCGTCGGATGCGGCCCGATCGGACTCGCGGTGATCACGATGCTCAAAGCCGACGGCGTCCGTACGGTCATCGCGAGCGACCCGTCGCCCGGCCGCCGGGTGCTGGCGCATCGTGTCGGGGCCGACATCGTCGTCAACCCGTCGGTGTCGTCGCCGTTCGAGCGGTGTGCCGAGGTCGGCAAGTACATCACCCGCGCGCAGGATCTGCTCGGCGCGGCGTTCGACGCGATGCGAACCCTGCGTCGAATCCCGCTGGCCCCGTGGTCACCGGTGTTCCGCATGGCCGACCGGCTGGGTGCGACACCCAAGGGGCCCGTCGTCTTCGAATGCGTGGGGACGCCCGGGATGATCGAGCACATCGTGACCGAGGCGCCGTTCCGGTCGCGGATCGTCGTGGTCGGGGTGTGCATGGAACCCGACACCTTCCGCCCCGCCATGGCGCTCAACAAGGAACACGAATTGCGGTTCGTGTTCGCCTACGACCCCGCCGAGTTCCACGACACGCTGCACATGATGGCCGACGGGAAGGTCGACGTCGCACCGCTGATCACCGCGACGGTCGGGCTCGACGGCGTGGGCGCGGCGTTCGATGCCCTCGGGGGCGCCGAACACCACGCCAAGGTCCTCATCGACCCGATGAGTGAAGTGAACTCGCTGTAG
- a CDS encoding cytochrome P450 yields MSLPHPPRRLPVIGDLIGMDIRTPMESLVEVASRTGPLFETTTMGAAYTIAAGADVVAELNDESRFAKHLGPELIGLQPAVGNGLFTADNDDPQWAAAHQLLVPAFSQKAMRRHHRVMTEVVGELLAHWDRQTGTPVDVTADMTRTALETIGRATAGHGFGGFGGRGRTDPFIRHMVGALRGSYYESFIRRSWLPAWTADLGERWVRHHGDAMARIVDDIVATRRRSTRAQWPDDLLSLMLTPGDDGSPILDEDNIRYQMITFLIAGHETTSGAMSFALHHLSTRPDLVDAARAEIDEVWGDDPTPDFEQVGKLRFVRRIVDETLRLHPTVPGYFRVAREDTTVADGHPVRAGEWFLVLVGGLHRDPRWGDDPDTLDPDRFLPERVRARPAQLYKPFGTGLRSCIGRQFAIHEAVLVLASILRRYDLAPTPGYRLRTTERLTSMPRGLRLTPVRRAGSSSSPTASSLHSSGR; encoded by the coding sequence ATGTCGCTGCCACACCCACCGCGCCGACTGCCGGTGATCGGCGATCTGATCGGGATGGACATCCGGACACCGATGGAGTCACTGGTCGAGGTCGCGTCGCGAACCGGCCCGCTGTTCGAGACGACGACCATGGGCGCCGCCTACACGATCGCCGCCGGGGCCGACGTTGTCGCGGAGCTCAACGACGAGAGCCGTTTCGCCAAGCATCTCGGACCCGAGCTGATCGGTCTCCAGCCGGCCGTCGGAAACGGGCTCTTCACCGCGGACAACGACGACCCGCAGTGGGCCGCTGCCCACCAGCTGCTGGTGCCGGCCTTCAGCCAGAAGGCGATGCGTCGGCACCATCGGGTGATGACGGAGGTCGTCGGTGAACTCCTCGCCCACTGGGACCGGCAGACGGGCACGCCGGTGGACGTCACCGCCGACATGACCCGCACCGCGCTCGAGACCATCGGGCGAGCCACCGCCGGTCACGGATTCGGCGGTTTCGGCGGACGTGGGCGCACCGACCCGTTCATCCGGCACATGGTCGGCGCACTGCGCGGCAGCTACTACGAGTCGTTCATCCGCCGGTCCTGGCTGCCCGCATGGACGGCGGATCTGGGCGAGCGGTGGGTCCGCCACCACGGCGACGCGATGGCGCGGATCGTCGACGACATCGTGGCCACCCGACGGAGGTCGACACGAGCCCAGTGGCCCGACGACCTGTTGTCGCTGATGCTGACCCCGGGCGACGACGGCAGCCCGATCCTCGACGAGGACAACATCCGGTACCAGATGATCACGTTCCTTATCGCCGGGCACGAGACCACCTCCGGGGCAATGTCGTTCGCCCTGCACCACCTGTCCACCCGGCCCGACCTCGTCGACGCAGCGCGCGCGGAGATCGACGAGGTGTGGGGTGATGACCCGACGCCGGACTTCGAGCAGGTCGGCAAGCTGCGATTCGTCCGGCGCATCGTCGACGAGACGCTGCGGTTGCATCCGACGGTGCCCGGATACTTCCGCGTCGCGCGCGAGGACACCACCGTCGCCGACGGCCACCCGGTGCGGGCGGGCGAGTGGTTCCTCGTCCTCGTGGGCGGTCTCCACCGCGACCCGCGGTGGGGCGACGACCCCGACACACTCGACCCCGATCGATTTCTCCCCGAACGGGTCCGGGCGCGGCCGGCACAGCTGTACAAGCCGTTCGGCACCGGTCTGCGGTCATGCATCGGACGTCAGTTCGCGATCCACGAGGCGGTGCTCGTCCTGGCGTCCATCCTCCGTCGCTACGATCTGGCACCGACCCCCGGCTACCGCCTACGGACCACCGAACGCCTCACGTCGATGCCCCGGGGTCTCCGGCTGACCCCGGTGCGCCGCGCCGGGTCGTCGTCATCCCCTACAGCGAGTTCACTTCACTCATCGGGTCGATGA
- a CDS encoding helix-turn-helix domain-containing protein has product MSTNAEGGVRRRLSPQARRAELIGAGERLFGEAPYDEVRIDDVAAEAGVSRALMYRYFPDKRSLFVASSTPCRTG; this is encoded by the coding sequence GTGTCAACCAACGCTGAGGGAGGGGTCCGCCGACGCCTCAGCCCCCAGGCGCGTCGTGCGGAGCTGATCGGTGCGGGCGAGCGGCTCTTCGGCGAGGCCCCCTACGACGAGGTTCGGATAGACGATGTCGCTGCCGAGGCCGGGGTGTCACGGGCGCTCATGTACCGCTACTTCCCCGACAAGCGCTCGCTGTTCGTCGCCTCGTCGACGCCCTGTCGGACCGGATGA
- a CDS encoding HAD family hydrolase, whose amino-acid sequence MGETPGPEDRQDDETPDDAALLPPNPMQGDGLTGDDWEAHAASVEFTDDFDEDAELHELVDDETNRVTTWISQRATAATGRFRQTAHELRQTLAGEASAKAAVDSLRSRPTAEIPGEPRRDLTAAAFFDVDNTLVQGASIVHFARGLAARKYFTYGDIMDFAWTQAKFRITGKENARDVAEGREKALSFIAGKPTSELVELGEEIFDDYIADKIWPGTRALAQRHLDAGQQVWLVTATPVELAQTIADRLGLTGALGTVAESVDGVFTGRLVGDILHGPGKAHAVRALAIREGLNLKRCTAYSDSHNDVPMLSLVGRAVAINPDTDLRDVAKVRGWEMYDFRTARKAAKYGAGTAIVLGAAGGGAAAAARFLRQR is encoded by the coding sequence GTGGGCGAGACCCCGGGCCCGGAAGACCGGCAGGACGACGAGACGCCCGACGACGCCGCACTTCTCCCGCCGAATCCGATGCAGGGCGACGGCCTGACGGGCGACGACTGGGAGGCCCACGCGGCGAGCGTGGAGTTCACCGACGACTTCGACGAGGACGCCGAACTGCACGAGCTCGTCGACGACGAGACCAACCGGGTCACCACCTGGATCTCCCAGCGCGCGACCGCCGCAACCGGCCGCTTCCGCCAGACCGCCCACGAGCTGCGCCAGACCCTCGCCGGTGAGGCGAGCGCCAAGGCCGCCGTCGACTCGCTGCGATCGCGCCCGACGGCCGAGATTCCCGGTGAACCCCGGCGCGACCTCACCGCCGCCGCCTTCTTCGACGTCGACAACACCCTGGTCCAGGGCGCGTCGATCGTGCACTTCGCTCGCGGTCTGGCCGCGCGAAAGTACTTCACCTACGGCGACATCATGGATTTCGCGTGGACGCAGGCGAAGTTCCGGATCACCGGCAAGGAGAATGCGCGCGACGTCGCGGAGGGCCGGGAGAAGGCGCTGTCGTTCATCGCGGGCAAGCCGACCTCCGAACTCGTCGAGCTCGGCGAGGAGATCTTCGACGACTACATCGCCGACAAGATCTGGCCGGGCACGCGGGCGTTGGCCCAACGTCACCTCGACGCCGGGCAGCAGGTCTGGCTGGTGACCGCGACGCCCGTCGAACTCGCGCAGACCATCGCCGACCGTCTCGGCCTCACCGGCGCACTGGGCACCGTCGCCGAGAGCGTCGACGGGGTCTTCACCGGACGACTCGTCGGCGACATCCTGCACGGTCCCGGTAAGGCCCATGCCGTGCGCGCGCTCGCGATCCGGGAGGGGCTCAACCTGAAACGTTGTACGGCGTACTCGGATTCGCACAACGACGTGCCGATGCTGTCGCTCGTCGGCCGCGCGGTGGCGATCAACCCCGACACCGACCTTCGCGATGTCGCCAAGGTGCGCGGCTGGGAGATGTACGACTTCCGCACGGCGCGCAAGGCCGCCAAGTACGGCGCCGGCACCGCCATCGTGCTCGGCGCCGCGGGCGGCGGCGCCGCAGCCGCGGCCCGGTTCCTCCGGCAGCGCTGA
- a CDS encoding glutaredoxin family protein, translated as MTVELLTRAGCAACAAARSDLTRICADLGVEFTEVDVDEAADQGRPDVRAEFGDRLPVVLLDGDEHSYWEVDEPRLRADLAARR; from the coding sequence ATGACGGTGGAACTGTTGACCCGGGCGGGGTGCGCGGCGTGCGCGGCGGCCCGCTCCGACCTGACCCGGATCTGCGCCGACCTGGGCGTCGAGTTCACCGAGGTCGATGTCGACGAGGCGGCCGACCAGGGCCGGCCGGATGTGCGTGCCGAGTTCGGCGACCGGCTTCCGGTGGTCCTCCTGGACGGCGACGAGCACAGCTACTGGGAGGTCGACGAACCGCGACTGCGGGCCGATCTCGCGGCCCGGCGGTGA